The Chryseobacterium sp. G0186 genome includes the window AATGTCAATGCCCAGACTTTAGCTCATGAATTTGGCCATGCTCTGGGACTTAGACACACCCATGAAGGGTACAATACAACTACAGGAGCATGTCCTGTAAACAATGACTGTACTTTGGAAGGAGATCTTGTTTGTGATACTGAACCTATGAAAAGCCTTTATCACTCTTCTGTTCCACAGACCTGTCAGGCAGGACAAATTAACCCATGTACGACTCAGGTATATGCTGGTGGAGAAAAAAATGTAATGGCTTACACTTACTGTTTCAGGGATCTATTCACACAGGGACAGGCAGACAGAGCTACAGCACAGCTTCTTCAATACAGACAATCATTAATCAACTCCCCGGTTGCCTCAGCAGCAATCAATAATAATGTGACTCTTACCAATGCATGTGTTCCTACCTCAATGACCAATCCCGGAGGATTTAATATTGGTATTACTTCAGTAAAGTTTGGAAGTATTAATAACTACTCCAACAATTATAAGCAGGCTACTAATAATTTTTATGAAAATTTCACAGGGAGTTACTGTTTTGGTACCTCTAAAACCACAATTCCCCAAGGTACAGCCACTACCATTACAGTTTCTCCCGGAACAAGCAATGCCCATATTATAAAAGCCTATATTGATTATAATAATGATGGACAGTTCAACGAATCCACAGAATTGGTTCTTAATCAGAGTGGAGTAAGTAATGGTTCCGTGGCAACCGCCTCAGTCACTCCGCCATCGGGTGCTGTCACCAATACTCCTTTAAGAATGAGAGTTATCGGAGATTTCAATGGTACAAATATTACCGCTTGCTATACCCCAAGATATGGGCAGGTAGAAGATTATTCGGTCATCATTGAACCTCAGGCTTCATTATCTGTGAGCAACACTCTTGCAAAAAACAATTCCTTTATCGTTAAAGATGAAAATTCAGTGTATGTAAAAAATGATTCTAAAATCTCAACAATACATATCTACGATTCCTCAGGAAGATTGCTTACTTATAAAACAGAGGTGAATGCTTCGGAATTAAGAGTTCCTATTGATCAGAAAAACACGATTATAACTGTTGCAGTTGTTTTAAAAGATGGGAAATCCATCACCCAAAAATTAAAGTTTTAATCACTTTATCTACAAAAAAAGAGAGCAATGTATGCTCTCTTTTTTTATTAATGTAATCCAGATCTATATGGACGATTCTTTTTCTTCTACTTCCACTTCATGACGCAACTGTGCTTTATAAAGTGTAGAATAATACCCGTTTTTATCTAAAAGCTCTAAATGTTTACCCTCTTCTACAATTCTCCCATGCTCCATTACAATGATTTTATCTGCCTTTTCAATAGTGGAAAGACGGTGTGCAATAATGATGGATGTTCTGTTCTTCGTAATTTTTTCCGTTGCTCTTTGAATCAGTTTTTCACTTTCATGATCGATGGATGAAGTGGCTTCATCCAGAATTAAAATCTTTGGATCTGATAAATAGGCTCTAAGGAAAGATAATAATTGCCTTTGTCCTAAAGAGATGGATGAACCTCTTTCACTCACTACATAATCATACCCACCCGGAAGTTGCTGAATAAACTGATCTACTTCAATTTCTTTCGCTCCGGCTTTTATTTTATCCAGTGTTATGCTGTCATCCCCAAAGGAAAGGTTTTCAAAAATACTTCCATGGAAAAGGAAAACGTCCTGCAATACTACACCGATATGGCTTCTCAGATTGTACAGTTCATAATCTTTTAAGTTCACATCATCAATGAGAATATTCCCGGAATTGATATCATAAAGTCTGGTAATCAAACTGATAATCGTAGATTTCCCTGCACCTGTTGCTCCTACAATAGCCACGGTTTCCCCTGGATTAACCTTAAAATCAATACCTTTTAAGACTTCCTGCTTCTCATCATAAGCAAAATGAACTTTCTGGAATTCTATTTTACCGGCAAAATGATCTTTTTTCACAGTTCCTGTATTCGGCATTGAAATTTCTTCATCCATTAATCCCAATACTCTCTCTGCCCCTACAATTCCTCTCTGAATATTGTTGAAACGGTCAGCAATCTGTCTCAAAGGACGGATCAGCATTGAAATATACTGAATAAACGCAATCACTACCCCGGCACTGATCGTAATATATCCACCATAGAAAAGAATAAATCCAATGAAGAGGGAAGAAATAAGTTCTACAACCGGAAAGAATAATGAGAATATGAAAACAGTTCTTAATAAAGCTCCTTTCAGAGTAATATTAATCTCATCAAATTTATTGAATTCAGATTCCTGTCTGTTGAACACCTGAATAATTGGCATTCCTGCCAGTCTTTCCTGTACAAAAGAGTTCTGTGTAGCCGTCCAGCTCCTTTCATCTCCAAAGGCTTTCTTAAGTCTTTTTTGGAAAAACCTTGTGATCACCACCATTAAAGGCAATATAGCCAAGGTTATATAACTCAGGTGAACATTGGTACTGAACATCATCACCAAGACAAAAACAATTCTCAGAATATCTCCGAAAACCATCAGGAAACCATCGGTATACACCGTAGCAATTGTTTCCACATCCCCTACAGCACGTGTTACCAGTTGCCCGATTGGCGTTTTATCAAAAAATGATGTTTTAAAATAAATCAGTTTAGAGTATAGTCTCTCTCTGATATCCCTGATTACATTCTGAGAGATAAAGTTTGAAAAATAAACTAAAAAAAAGTTTAAAACGGTTTCCGCAAATACCAAGCCTACCAAAATGTAGATATGTTTCATCATCAAGCCCTTATCCTGAAGCCTTGTGATGTCATTATCTACCACCTGCATGGTAAGATAAGGTCTGTAAGTAGAAACAATTGAAAGGATGATGGAAATTACTAAGGTAAGGATGAACCAAGAACGAAATTTCATTCCGATAAAGAACAGCCTTTTTACAATTCCCCAGGTATCTTGTTTTTTCATTGTACGAATCGAAGAAAAGAATTAAAATTCTATGCAAAAATAAGACTTTCTAAATTGCCAGCCTTTACAACTTCAACAAATCATCATAGAAAAATACAGATATCTATTATTTACAATATGAATATCTTAGACGTAGATTCACGTTGAATTATTTTTTGGAGGCATTCCCTATTTCTTCAGTTTGGGCTGCTTTTTCTTTTTTCAGACGTTTATCCAGATAACGGTATACCAACCATACGATCCCTAAAGAAAGGATCCACCCTAAAATATTCACCAGGGTAAGACTATTAAAATCTATATCCTGTTCATAGTGGTTCGGATCCATAATAATTCCGAAGAACCCATAGATAAGCCCAAATATAAACTGTACAACAATCCATATGGCAACTCCTAAAAGACCATATTGCCATGGAGTTTTCCCATTTCGTTGTGCCATTTTCTGATAGTACACAAAGGTTATTATGGCAATAAAGATTGAGATCATTATTTTTTTGTTTAAAATTCGTAGCCTACATCTACCAAATACAGTCCATGAGCCGGAGCTGAAGTTCCTGCTGCATTACGGTTTTTATCTTCAATTACCTTACGCATATCCTCAGGCTTCAGTTTTCCTGTGCCAACTTCCACCATGGTTCCTACAATAGCACGAACCATATTTCTAAGGAAACGATTGGCAGAAACCGTGAATTTTAATTCCGTTCCATTCTGTTCCCATTCTGCTTTATACATTTTGCAGATATTGGTTTTGTTATCGGTTTTCAGTTTAGCAAAACTTGTAAAATCCTCATATTCAAATAAAATCTTACAGGCTTCATTCATTTTATCTATATCCAATGATCTTTTCCAGTGCTGCCATGCCGATTCCTGAGTAAACGGATTTTTTTCCAGGGAGATATAATACTCGTAGGTTCTGAATGTAGCATCAAAGCGGGCATGAAAGTCATCTTTCACCTTAAAAATTCTTTTGATAGAAATATCTGGAGGAAGAAAACCGTTCAGTCTGCGTGGAAACCCATCACTCAATTCCTGCTCTGTATCAAAATGAGCAAATATTTTTTTGGCATGAACTCCGGTATCCGTTCTTCCGGCACCGGTAGTTTTAATCTCTTCTCTTAAAATTGTGGAAAGCGCTTTTTCCAGTTCTTCCTGTACAGAAATGGCGTCCGGCTGTATCTGGTAGCCGAAATAATTCTTTCCGTTGTAAGAAAATTCAATAAAGTATCTCAATGTATTGTAATAACTCCACAAAAATACTTTAATTTAACGAAATATTTATTGAAAAGTCTTTAAGAATATTACACCAAATCCCTATTAAAATTCCTATTTTTGCAATCGTATGAAAAGATGGTACCTTTATCCTTTTTCCCTTGGTTATCATTTGGTAACGGGTATCCGAAACACAATGTATGATTGGGGAATTTTTAAGTCAACAAAATTCAAGACACCGATAATCAATGTCGGAAACCTCTCTGTGGGCGGAAGCGGTAAGTCACCAATGGTGATGTATCTTGCACAGTATTTATCCAAACATTACAGAACCGGAGTCCTTTCACGAGGATACGGAAGACTCACAAAAGGTTATGAAGTAACCAATTATGAGAGCAACTACAAACTGGTGGGTGATGAGGCTATGCAGCTTTTTGAACGTTTCAAGAATCGTTTCGTTATAGCCGTATCAGAAGAACGTGTTCCGGGAGCCAAAAAAGTGATTGACGATATGGATCTGGAAGTATTGGTATTGGATGATGCCCTACAGCACAGAGCGATTAAGGCGGGTTTCAATATTTTGATGACAGATTTTAATGATCCTTTCTTCAAGGATTACCTTCTTCCGGCAGGAGACCTTAGAGAATCCAGAGCAGGAGTCCAAAGAGCAGACATTATCATGGTCAGCAAATGCCCTGATGAGCTGACGGAGGAAACCAAAAGGTATTATATCTCCAGAATCAGACCTTCCCACAATCAGAAAGTTTTCTTTTCATCCATCGGATATGACGAAAATGTATACGGAAAAGATAAAATGCTTCCGGATAACAACCTGAACTATTATGATATCTTACTGATCACGGGAATTGCCAATCCTAAACCTCTGTTGGAGCATCTGGCAAAATTCTCGAAAAGAGTGAAACATTTAAAATTTAGGGATCATCATAACTTCACGGATGATGATATTAAAAAAATCTTTGCCGAATACAAAAAATTAGGAGAATATAAACTGATATTAACCACAGAGAAAGATTATGTTCGTCTGAAAACTTTTGACTATCTTAGAGATATTGTTTACTACTGGCCTATTAATGTTATCATTGATAAAAAGGAAGAATTCAATCAAATCATTTTAGATTATGTTAGAAAAAATTAAAGAGACCGCAGACTTTATCAAGAATATCATTCAAGACACTCCTGATTTTGCTGTTGTTTTAGGATCCGGGCTTGGAAAACTGCAGAATGAAGTAGAGCCGATCCATATTTTAGAGTACAAAGACATTCCTCATTTTCCACAAACTACAGTAGCCGGACATACCGGAAAGCTTATCTACGGAATACTGGAGAATAAAAAAGTTTTGATGATGAGTGGCCGTTTTCATTATTATGAGGGGCATTCCATGGAAACAGTAACTTTTCCTGTAAGAGTTTTTCATCTATTGGGGATCCGAAACCTAATTCTTTCCAATGCCTGTGGGGGTGTAAATCCAGATTACAACATTGCAGATATCGTGATGCTGAAGGATCATATCAATATGATGCCCGAACATCCGCTTCGAGGGAAAAACATTGATGAACTCGGACCCCGTTTTGTGGATATGAGCGAGCCTTACAATAAGAAAATGATTGCCGTGGCAGAACAGGCAGCCTCAGAAAATAATATTAAGATTCATCAGGGAATTTATGTAGCACTGCAAGGTCCTACTTTTGAAACTCCTGCAGAATATGGAATGATCAAAGCCATTGGTGGCGATATGGTAGGAATGAGCACCGTTCCTGAAGTTATTGTTGCCAGGCATATGGGAATGGATGTATTCTGTATGTCTGTTATTACAGATCTTGGCGGACCGGATATTGCCTTTGCCGTTTCTCACGAAGAAGTTTTAAACGCAGCGAATAAAGCCATGCCTAATGTAATTACAGTTGTAAAAGGTCTGATCAGAAACTACCAATAATTTTTTTTTTACCACAAAAATACTGAACACTTAAATTATTTTTAAGCGACAAACTTCTGTGTAAAGAAATACAATTAAGGATATTGAAGATCTCCAGTCTTCACAAATACTTCAGTTGAAGACGTGATATTCCCTTCCAGTGGAGGGGTGGCGAAACTTCAAAGAAGTTTTGAAGGGGTGGTTCACTCCATAGAAATTATCAATCTTATAAATTTTTCCCAATTCATAAAAAATCAATCACAAATTGTAATTCATTGTTTAGATTTGTATAAATGAAATTGTAAAATGAAAAAGTTGTTATTAATTTTGATGTTAGGTTTATTTGGATTAAGTTATTCACAAAAAGTCCCTACTGTTCTTAAAACCGAATTTTCCAAGGAAGCATTGAAGCAGAAACTGGAAGATGAAAATGGAAAAACAATTACCGTCCAACAGATTCTTGATCAGCATAAAGGAAAAGTTCTAGTTATTGATTTTTGGGCCGGATGGTGCAGAGACTGTTTGCAGGCTCTTCCAAAGGCTGAGATATTAGAAAAAAATAACCCGAATGTAGATTTTGTATTCCTGTCATTGGAAAGATCCAAAGAAGGGTTTGACAAAAGCCTTGTAAGATTCAATATGAAAGAAAAAGATAACTATTGGTTTGCCTCCGGATGGAAAAATAACTTCAATAATTATATTGATCTGAACTGGATTCCAAGATATATGATTATTGATCAAAAATCGTCCATTGCAAAATACTACGCTATTTCCCCTGAGGATCCTGAGATTCAACAGACCATAGACCGTCTTTTAAAATAAATAATAAACCACAAAAACGTACAAGATTTTAAACACTTTAAGTTGAAGTGTTTAAATTTTTAATTATTTTAATACCATGATCACAAGAGAAGCTACAGAACAGGATTTAGACATTCTTTTAGAATTTGAGCAGGGAATAGTTTCTGCAGAAAGACCTTTTAACAGTACATTAATTGATGGAGAAATTCACTACTATGATCTGAATGAATTTATACAGTCACCAGACGCTACATTAATTGTTGTAGAGGATAATAATGAAATTGTAGCATCAGGATATGCACTGATTAAAGAACCTGAGAAAGACTATAATAACTTTAAAAGGTATGCTTATCTGGGATTTATGTTTGTAAAACCTGAATACAGAGGAAAAGGAATTAATAAGCTCATTACCGACGAACTGGTAAACTGGGCCAAATCCAGAAATATTTCAGAAGTAAGGCTGGATGTGTATGCTCAAAATGATTCTGCCATAAAAGCGTATGAAAAAGCAGGTTTTGAACCTTTACTTCTTACCATGAGATTGAAATCGTAACGAATAATTTACCATAAATAAAGGAATCCATATCTTTGTGATATGGATTTTTCTTTGCCGCTTCGTAAAATTATTCACGTTGATATGGATGCGTTCTATGCTTCCGTGGAGCAGCATGATAATCCAACATTGAAAGGAAAAGCCATTGCAGTTGGTGGACAGCATCGGGGTGTAGTGGCGGCGGCAAGCTATGAAGCAAGAAAGTATGGTGTTCGCTCTGCCATGCCCAGTAAAACAGCCAAGGAAAAATGCCCGGATCTTATATTTGTTCCGCCCCGTTTTGCACGATATAAGGAAATCTCAAAACAAATTCGTGAAATATTTTATGAATATACCGATCTGGTAGAACCTTTGTCGCTGGATGAAGCCTATCTGGATGTCACAGAAAATAAAAAGGGGATGGAATCTGCCAACCTCATCGCCAAGGAAATTCGTCAGAAAATATTTGAACGGACAGGATTAACCGCCTCTGCAGGAATTTCTGTCAATAAATTTTTAGCCAAGGTAGCCTCTGATATCAATAAACCCAATGGTCAGAAAACCATTCATCCTGATAAAATGGAAACATTTCTGGAGGAATTACCCGTGGAAAAATTTTATGGTGTAGGAAAAGTTACTGCTAACAAAATGTTTAGTTTAGGTATTTATAAAGGAAAAGATTTAAAGAAAAGATCTCTGGAGGATTTGGTAAGGATCTTTGGAAAATCCGGGCAACACTATTACAATGTGGTACGCGGTATTCATACTTCGGAGGTAAAACCTCATCGGATCCAAAAGAGTGTAGCTGTGGAAAGAACTTTTTTTGAGGATCTTTTTGATGAGCAACAGATCAACGAAAAATTGGAAAGTCTTAGTCAGGAACTTCATCAACGGCTGCAGAAAAATAATATCATGGGAAGAACCTTAACCTTAAAAATTAAGTATAAGGACTTCTCTCTTTTTACAAGGAGTATTACAAGGGAAATTTATTTTACATCTCCTGAACAGTATTTCAATACCGGAAAAAAACTTTGGGAACTTCGTCCCTTTGATAAAGCTGTCCGCCTTCTTGGATTGTCTCTCTCTCACCTTAATACAGAGGAAAAAAAGCAGATATCCGTTCAACTAAAAATCCCGTTTGAGGAATTCGAGAATCTTTAGGTTATAATTTTTTGCTAACTTGTAGTAACCAAACCAGCAAATTTATGAACCCAACAATGATTCAGTTTTTCCACTGGTATTCTGAAGGAGATGGAAAATTGTGGAAAGAGGCCGAAAAACAGTCCAAATATTTAGCTCAATTAGGAATTACTTCTGTATGGTTTCCGCCAGCCTATAAAGGAACAAATGGAGGATATTCTGTAGGTTATGATGCCTATGACCTTTATGATCTCGGAGAATTTGACCAAAAAGGAACAACTGCTACCAAATATGGAACGAAAGATGAATATTTAAAGACCATTAAAGCTTTAAAAAAACAAAATATACAGGTTATTGTAGATATTGTATTGGGACATAAAGCCGGCGGTGATGAACTGGAAAAGTTCAAAGTAGTAAAGGTAGATGAGAACAATCGGGAAAAAGTAATTTCCGATATCCTGGAAATAGAATCCTATACCAAATTCACATTTCCCGGAAGAGAAAAAAAATATTCTGATTTTGAATGGAATTTCACCTGCTTCAGCGGTGTGGACTATGCTGAGGGTATGGATTCCCATATTTACAAAATACAGTCTGAGTATGGAGATGACTGGGAAGAAATGATTCATGATGAAAAGGGAAATTATGATTATCTGATGTATAATGACATTGAGCACCGAAACCCTTTTGTACGGGAAGAACTTAACAGTTGGGCCAAATGGTATTTTGATCAGACAGATTTTGATGGAGTCCGGCTTGATGCTTTAAAGCATATTTCCTTTGATTTTTATAAGGAATGGCTTACCCTACTCCGCTCTAATTCCGGAAAAAACATTTTTGCGGTTGGGGAATACTGGGCACCCGGTTATCTCCACTTACTTCAGAAATATATTGAAGTCACAGAGGGAAGCATGAGTCTTTTTGACAGTTCATTGCAAAACAATTTTCATAATGCATCAAAGGAAGGCAGTGCTTACGATCTCCGAAGAATTTTTGATGAAACTCTTACCCAGGCAGATCCTCTACATTCTGTGAGCCTTGTTGCCAACCATGACACCCAGCCTCTTCAGGACCTGGAAGCTCCGGTTGAACCCTGGTTTAAGCCTCTGGCCTATGCCTTGATTTTACTACGACAAGACGGTTATCCGTGTGTGTTTTATCCTGATTTATATGGTACTCATTATATTGATAAAGACAGGGAAGGAAATGATCAGGAAATATTCATGTCAAAAGTAGAGGGCATTGAAGAGCTTCTTAAAGCCAGAAAGAACCATGCCTATGGGGAACAACGGGATTATTTTGAGGATGCCAATTGCCTTGGATGGGTTCGTGAGGGTGACGACCAGCATACAGGATGTGCCGTAGTATTGAGCAATAAAGATGCCTACAACAAACCTATGGAAATGGGCAAACGCTATACGGGTAAAAAGTTTAGGGATCTGTTAAAAAGATTCAAAGATAAAATAACCATTGATGAAAATGGCTGGGGAAATTTTCCGGTACCTGCAGGAAATGTAAGTGTATGGATTTCAGAATAAGAACAGCAGTAAACCTAATAAAATATAAAAGCGTACATCAGTGATGTACGCTTTATTTTCTTATAATTCAGAATATTAGCATTTAATTCCACGGCAGCTCCATGGATCCTGAGCCCATTCACAACAATAATTATCTTCATTATAAAAACAGCATATTCTGTCTCTGATGATAATACCTCCATTTAGGTTTTTAAGCTCTTCTCTGTTAATCTTTCTTGCGTTTTGAAGTTTTGTGGATTTCATAGTTTAATGTTTTTAGAGTTTGGTTTTATAAATATAATGAAAAAACTCAGACAAACACCATAACAAACTATAAAACAACTAAATAAGACAACAATCTTCTAAGAAAAAAGCTCAAATTAAAAACCACTTCTTCATATTTATCATTCTATTTTTTGTATTCTTAGAATTTCCGGTCGTTCCGATTGATCAGAAATTTTACCGGTTCTGGCAAACTCTGCCCAAAGTGCCCTTATCTTTTTACCGTTCTCATGAATACGTTCCCAAGGAATACCCTTTAACATTTCTGACGATTTCCAGGCGGTTTCGTTACCAAAAATCAAGGGAAGATCTATGCAGTGTGAAGCTCCTATTGTATTTTCCTTTAACTTGGAATGTATTCTGAATAAATAAACATTTCCTCCTCCCCTGGCAAGGTTCTCTGCAAATTGTCTGGCAGGAGTTCCATAGATAAATTCTGTAGTTTTCTCCACAGTCTTGTCCATAATTTTTAATCCCAGACCTTTTCCAAAGTATTTATTTAAAGCTTCTGAAGTTTTAAGGTAAAATGCTGTTTCATCATTATTCAGTCCAATCAAAACATCATATTTTCGGGCATTATCCTTCCACTTTTCTGCAGACTCCTCTTCTTTGCATAAAGGTGGGAAACCATACTGAGGACCAAAGGGCATTGCAGCTTTCAAACCAAATTTCATGACAGACGGCACAAATTTCCCATAATCATCCATCATTTTTAAAACATC containing:
- a CDS encoding GEVED domain-containing protein, translated to MKKLLFLCIAGALSSNFYSQNLEVCGTDELMKKHYARFPEQKLQDDAFNLELSRMIKSGKLASRINQNQVYEIPVVVHVVGDGSAIGTVNNKSDADITAWVNYTNGVFAGSASSGMSATSAILPVKFVFAKVDPSCNATNGINRINASHLPKYVSGGVNDDNTTNAVAATEITALGLWDTSKYYNIYVVKKLTSNVGALNGYAYYPGGSNDYSFMSTSASNVNAQTLAHEFGHALGLRHTHEGYNTTTGACPVNNDCTLEGDLVCDTEPMKSLYHSSVPQTCQAGQINPCTTQVYAGGEKNVMAYTYCFRDLFTQGQADRATAQLLQYRQSLINSPVASAAINNNVTLTNACVPTSMTNPGGFNIGITSVKFGSINNYSNNYKQATNNFYENFTGSYCFGTSKTTIPQGTATTITVSPGTSNAHIIKAYIDYNNDGQFNESTELVLNQSGVSNGSVATASVTPPSGAVTNTPLRMRVIGDFNGTNITACYTPRYGQVEDYSVIIEPQASLSVSNTLAKNNSFIVKDENSVYVKNDSKISTIHIYDSSGRLLTYKTEVNASELRVPIDQKNTIITVAVVLKDGKSITQKLKF
- a CDS encoding ABC transporter ATP-binding protein, whose protein sequence is MKKQDTWGIVKRLFFIGMKFRSWFILTLVISIILSIVSTYRPYLTMQVVDNDITRLQDKGLMMKHIYILVGLVFAETVLNFFLVYFSNFISQNVIRDIRERLYSKLIYFKTSFFDKTPIGQLVTRAVGDVETIATVYTDGFLMVFGDILRIVFVLVMMFSTNVHLSYITLAILPLMVVITRFFQKRLKKAFGDERSWTATQNSFVQERLAGMPIIQVFNRQESEFNKFDEINITLKGALLRTVFIFSLFFPVVELISSLFIGFILFYGGYITISAGVVIAFIQYISMLIRPLRQIADRFNNIQRGIVGAERVLGLMDEEISMPNTGTVKKDHFAGKIEFQKVHFAYDEKQEVLKGIDFKVNPGETVAIVGATGAGKSTIISLITRLYDINSGNILIDDVNLKDYELYNLRSHIGVVLQDVFLFHGSIFENLSFGDDSITLDKIKAGAKEIEVDQFIQQLPGGYDYVVSERGSSISLGQRQLLSFLRAYLSDPKILILDEATSSIDHESEKLIQRATEKITKNRTSIIIAHRLSTIEKADKIIVMEHGRIVEEGKHLELLDKNGYYSTLYKAQLRHEVEVEEKESSI
- the truA gene encoding tRNA pseudouridine(38-40) synthase TruA produces the protein MRYFIEFSYNGKNYFGYQIQPDAISVQEELEKALSTILREEIKTTGAGRTDTGVHAKKIFAHFDTEQELSDGFPRRLNGFLPPDISIKRIFKVKDDFHARFDATFRTYEYYISLEKNPFTQESAWQHWKRSLDIDKMNEACKILFEYEDFTSFAKLKTDNKTNICKMYKAEWEQNGTELKFTVSANRFLRNMVRAIVGTMVEVGTGKLKPEDMRKVIEDKNRNAAGTSAPAHGLYLVDVGYEF
- the lpxK gene encoding tetraacyldisaccharide 4'-kinase; amino-acid sequence: MKRWYLYPFSLGYHLVTGIRNTMYDWGIFKSTKFKTPIINVGNLSVGGSGKSPMVMYLAQYLSKHYRTGVLSRGYGRLTKGYEVTNYESNYKLVGDEAMQLFERFKNRFVIAVSEERVPGAKKVIDDMDLEVLVLDDALQHRAIKAGFNILMTDFNDPFFKDYLLPAGDLRESRAGVQRADIIMVSKCPDELTEETKRYYISRIRPSHNQKVFFSSIGYDENVYGKDKMLPDNNLNYYDILLITGIANPKPLLEHLAKFSKRVKHLKFRDHHNFTDDDIKKIFAEYKKLGEYKLILTTEKDYVRLKTFDYLRDIVYYWPINVIIDKKEEFNQIILDYVRKN
- a CDS encoding purine-nucleoside phosphorylase produces the protein MLEKIKETADFIKNIIQDTPDFAVVLGSGLGKLQNEVEPIHILEYKDIPHFPQTTVAGHTGKLIYGILENKKVLMMSGRFHYYEGHSMETVTFPVRVFHLLGIRNLILSNACGGVNPDYNIADIVMLKDHINMMPEHPLRGKNIDELGPRFVDMSEPYNKKMIAVAEQAASENNIKIHQGIYVALQGPTFETPAEYGMIKAIGGDMVGMSTVPEVIVARHMGMDVFCMSVITDLGGPDIAFAVSHEEVLNAANKAMPNVITVVKGLIRNYQ
- a CDS encoding TlpA family protein disulfide reductase, with product MKKLLLILMLGLFGLSYSQKVPTVLKTEFSKEALKQKLEDENGKTITVQQILDQHKGKVLVIDFWAGWCRDCLQALPKAEILEKNNPNVDFVFLSLERSKEGFDKSLVRFNMKEKDNYWFASGWKNNFNNYIDLNWIPRYMIIDQKSSIAKYYAISPEDPEIQQTIDRLLK
- a CDS encoding GNAT family N-acetyltransferase translates to MITREATEQDLDILLEFEQGIVSAERPFNSTLIDGEIHYYDLNEFIQSPDATLIVVEDNNEIVASGYALIKEPEKDYNNFKRYAYLGFMFVKPEYRGKGINKLITDELVNWAKSRNISEVRLDVYAQNDSAIKAYEKAGFEPLLLTMRLKS
- the dinB gene encoding DNA polymerase IV, which codes for MDFSLPLRKIIHVDMDAFYASVEQHDNPTLKGKAIAVGGQHRGVVAAASYEARKYGVRSAMPSKTAKEKCPDLIFVPPRFARYKEISKQIREIFYEYTDLVEPLSLDEAYLDVTENKKGMESANLIAKEIRQKIFERTGLTASAGISVNKFLAKVASDINKPNGQKTIHPDKMETFLEELPVEKFYGVGKVTANKMFSLGIYKGKDLKKRSLEDLVRIFGKSGQHYYNVVRGIHTSEVKPHRIQKSVAVERTFFEDLFDEQQINEKLESLSQELHQRLQKNNIMGRTLTLKIKYKDFSLFTRSITREIYFTSPEQYFNTGKKLWELRPFDKAVRLLGLSLSHLNTEEKKQISVQLKIPFEEFENL
- a CDS encoding alpha-amylase; translated protein: MNPTMIQFFHWYSEGDGKLWKEAEKQSKYLAQLGITSVWFPPAYKGTNGGYSVGYDAYDLYDLGEFDQKGTTATKYGTKDEYLKTIKALKKQNIQVIVDIVLGHKAGGDELEKFKVVKVDENNREKVISDILEIESYTKFTFPGREKKYSDFEWNFTCFSGVDYAEGMDSHIYKIQSEYGDDWEEMIHDEKGNYDYLMYNDIEHRNPFVREELNSWAKWYFDQTDFDGVRLDALKHISFDFYKEWLTLLRSNSGKNIFAVGEYWAPGYLHLLQKYIEVTEGSMSLFDSSLQNNFHNASKEGSAYDLRRIFDETLTQADPLHSVSLVANHDTQPLQDLEAPVEPWFKPLAYALILLRQDGYPCVFYPDLYGTHYIDKDREGNDQEIFMSKVEGIEELLKARKNHAYGEQRDYFEDANCLGWVREGDDQHTGCAVVLSNKDAYNKPMEMGKRYTGKKFRDLLKRFKDKITIDENGWGNFPVPAGNVSVWISE